Proteins encoded together in one Terriglobus saanensis SP1PR4 window:
- the nuoK gene encoding NADH-quinone oxidoreductase subunit NuoK, producing the protein MVPIAYYLILAAVLFCIGIGSFLIKRNIITIFMSIELMLNAVNLTFVAFAHEWKMVHGQIFVFFVMVVAAAEAAVGLAIIIAIFRARHTLNVDQINLMKN; encoded by the coding sequence ATGGTTCCCATTGCGTATTACCTTATCCTCGCTGCTGTTCTCTTCTGCATCGGCATTGGATCGTTCTTGATCAAGCGCAATATCATCACGATCTTCATGTCGATCGAGTTGATGCTGAATGCTGTGAATCTGACCTTTGTTGCCTTCGCCCATGAGTGGAAGATGGTGCATGGTCAGATCTTTGTCTTCTTTGTGATGGTGGTGGCAGCGGCGGAAGCTGCGGTGGGTCTTGCCATCATCATCGCTATCTTCCGTGCCCGGCACACCTTGAACGTTGACCAGATCAACCTGATGAAGAACTAA